The Lachnospiraceae bacterium oral taxon 500 genome window below encodes:
- the argF gene encoding ornithine carbamoyltransferase, translated as MAKNLRGKSFLTLLDFTSDEIRYLLDLSRNFKELKRTGTVHRYLEGKNIVLLFEKTSTRTRCSFEVAGMDLGMGVTYLDPGSSQMGKKESIEDTARVLGRMYDGIEYRGFDQSLVETLAKYSGVPVWNGLTDRFHPTQMLADLLTIEEKFGRLKGLNFTYMGDARNNMGNSLMIACAKMGLDFTGCAPKALWPDEELQAKAQEIAKQSHCTVRFTEDVKEGTTGADVLYTDIWVSMGEPDSVWEERIRLLKPYQINKAAMANANPEAIFMHCLPSFHDLKTTIGKEIHEKFGLPEMEVSDEVFEGPQSVVFDEAENRMHTIKAVIYATLC; from the coding sequence ATGGCTAAAAATTTACGTGGTAAGAGTTTTTTAACTTTATTGGACTTCACCAGCGACGAGATTCGCTATCTGCTTGATTTATCAAGAAACTTTAAGGAATTAAAAAGAACGGGTACCGTTCATCGCTATTTAGAAGGAAAGAACATTGTTCTGTTATTTGAAAAGACCTCAACCCGCACCCGCTGCTCTTTTGAAGTGGCCGGTATGGATCTGGGTATGGGCGTGACCTACCTTGATCCGGGCAGCTCGCAGATGGGCAAAAAGGAAAGTATCGAAGATACCGCCCGGGTACTGGGCCGGATGTATGACGGTATTGAATACCGCGGCTTCGATCAATCTTTGGTTGAAACCTTAGCCAAATATTCAGGCGTACCGGTTTGGAACGGCCTGACCGACCGTTTCCACCCGACCCAAATGCTGGCTGACCTGCTTACGATCGAAGAAAAGTTCGGCCGCTTAAAGGGCTTAAACTTCACCTATATGGGCGATGCCAGAAACAACATGGGCAACTCTTTGATGATTGCCTGCGCTAAGATGGGTCTTGATTTCACCGGCTGCGCACCGAAGGCTTTGTGGCCGGATGAAGAACTGCAGGCCAAGGCTCAGGAAATTGCTAAACAGAGCCACTGCACCGTCCGCTTCACCGAGGACGTGAAAGAAGGCACCACCGGCGCCGATGTGCTTTATACCGATATTTGGGTATCAATGGGCGAGCCGGACAGTGTTTGGGAAGAAAGAATTCGCCTCTTAAAGCCCTATCAAATCAATAAGGCAGCTATGGCGAACGCTAATCCGGAAGCAATCTTCATGCACTGCTTACCGTCCTTCCATGACTTAAAGACCACCATCGGTAAGGAAATTCACGAAAAGTTCGGCCTGCCGGAAATGGAAGTTTCCGACGAAGTCTTTGAAGGCCCGCAATCCGTAGTCTTTGACGAAGCCGAAAACAGAATGCACACGATCAAAGCGGTTATTTACGCTACTTTATGCTAA
- a CDS encoding ATP-binding protein encodes MDKSKYSQAALDVIKEAHQSAIKNQNAEVTDLHLMQAILRQPDTEIVRVLTEMGVITKALSLDLEEAIGRIRSAKGITSLYVSRSYQRALLIAEEICRNLYESLVTVTHLFLALLREEDMAAAKLAGVHGLSYDALRKELVRRWSSAFANGISEESLKTLAKYGRNLNQEAQAGKLDEVVGREEETTSAIRVLSRRIKNNPVLIGEPGVGKTAIVEGIVQRIVKGDVPDPLKDKLVFALDMTAVIAGAKFRGDFEERLKQILETIKNSNGRIILFIDELHNIIGSGNTSGTMDTSNILKPMLARGELLLIGATTIEEYRLHIEKDGALDRRFQKILVEEPSEEAAISILRALKTRYEHHHTVRISDPAIIEAVRLAKRYLTERRLPDTAIDVIDEASALVRMYRDERPAALEETHRSLVQLETERILLAKEQDKVSKYRLAELEEKIVALTAEFNRMEKAYQAEKSRQTEMARCRRDQELLQLQMEEAKAEHRFADLAELLPVLEKTQAALTRLEEAGEAFPLPSEVGVEEVREIVSKLSGSPKQRLESDQLAHIAEIRESMRRKMIGGDEAIEGIINAYIRAQSGLLPRQKPMGSFILCGPSGTGKSYLTKLTADYLFDGERSLITLDMSEYTDKSSVTKLIGAPPGYVGHEQGGNLTEAVRTKPYSVIVFDHAERAQREVQGIIRQIMAAGVLNDNRGRRIDFKNTMIFLTTEPSAESDGGRISLPNDLVQAADSEYTLNAFDLPKLKELAELRLRQLAEGLAAGHIRLEWEETLPGFLAERVYAQGMGAGLLNRMIEKEIITLLSMKSFAGGLTAFATVRLAKDEQGNITVES; translated from the coding sequence ATGGATAAGTCAAAATATTCACAGGCGGCGCTTGATGTGATTAAGGAAGCGCATCAGTCGGCGATCAAAAATCAAAATGCGGAAGTGACGGACCTCCATTTGATGCAGGCGATTTTGCGTCAGCCCGATACCGAGATTGTTCGGGTGCTGACGGAAATGGGTGTGATCACCAAGGCGCTTTCGCTGGATTTAGAAGAAGCGATCGGCCGAATCCGGTCGGCTAAGGGGATTACCAGTCTTTATGTCAGCCGCTCATACCAAAGAGCGCTGCTGATTGCCGAAGAGATTTGCCGTAACTTGTACGAGTCTTTGGTAACGGTGACTCATCTTTTTTTGGCTCTGCTGCGGGAAGAGGATATGGCGGCGGCAAAGCTGGCCGGAGTTCACGGCTTAAGCTATGATGCTTTGCGCAAAGAATTAGTTCGCCGCTGGAGCAGCGCGTTTGCCAATGGGATTTCCGAGGAATCTCTGAAGACTTTGGCTAAGTACGGACGCAACTTAAATCAGGAAGCGCAGGCCGGTAAGCTGGATGAAGTGGTCGGCCGGGAGGAGGAAACCACTTCGGCGATTCGGGTTTTGTCGCGCCGGATTAAAAACAATCCGGTACTGATCGGTGAACCGGGGGTAGGCAAAACGGCGATTGTCGAGGGGATTGTCCAGCGGATTGTGAAGGGTGATGTCCCCGATCCGCTGAAAGATAAGCTGGTCTTTGCGCTCGACATGACGGCGGTGATTGCCGGCGCTAAGTTCCGCGGCGATTTTGAGGAAAGACTGAAGCAGATTTTAGAAACAATTAAGAACTCTAACGGCCGGATTATTTTGTTTATTGACGAACTGCATAATATTATCGGTTCGGGCAATACCTCCGGTACGATGGATACTTCCAATATTTTAAAGCCGATGTTAGCCCGGGGGGAACTCCTTCTGATCGGAGCAACCACCATTGAGGAATACCGGCTGCATATTGAAAAAGACGGAGCGCTTGACCGGCGCTTTCAAAAAATACTGGTTGAGGAGCCGTCGGAGGAAGCGGCGATTTCGATTTTGCGGGCTTTGAAAACCCGGTATGAGCATCATCATACCGTCCGGATCAGTGACCCGGCGATTATTGAAGCGGTGCGGTTAGCTAAGCGCTATCTGACCGAACGGCGGCTTCCCGATACGGCGATTGATGTGATTGACGAAGCCTCGGCGCTGGTGCGGATGTACCGCGATGAAAGGCCGGCGGCGCTGGAAGAAACGCATCGCAGCCTAGTGCAGCTGGAAACAGAGCGGATTTTACTGGCTAAGGAACAGGACAAGGTTTCAAAGTATCGTCTGGCTGAGCTGGAAGAAAAGATTGTCGCTTTGACAGCCGAGTTTAACCGGATGGAAAAGGCCTATCAGGCCGAAAAAAGCCGGCAGACGGAAATGGCTCGGTGCCGGCGCGATCAGGAGCTTTTGCAGCTGCAAATGGAAGAGGCCAAAGCCGAGCATCGCTTTGCTGATTTGGCGGAGCTTTTGCCGGTACTGGAGAAAACACAGGCTGCTTTGACGCGGCTGGAGGAAGCGGGCGAGGCTTTTCCGCTGCCGTCCGAGGTGGGCGTTGAAGAGGTCAGGGAAATTGTATCCAAGTTATCCGGCAGCCCGAAACAGCGGCTGGAAAGCGATCAGCTGGCACATATCGCTGAAATTCGGGAAAGTATGCGCCGGAAGATGATAGGCGGCGACGAAGCGATAGAAGGGATTATCAATGCCTATATCCGGGCGCAGTCCGGTCTTCTGCCGCGACAAAAGCCAATGGGCAGCTTTATTTTGTGCGGGCCGTCCGGCACCGGCAAATCCTATCTGACCAAATTGACGGCAGATTACTTATTTGACGGGGAAAGAAGCCTGATTACCCTGGATATGAGTGAATATACCGATAAATCCTCAGTCACCAAGCTGATTGGTGCACCGCCCGGCTATGTTGGCCATGAGCAGGGCGGAAATCTGACCGAAGCGGTTCGAACCAAGCCCTACAGCGTGATTGTCTTTGACCATGCCGAACGGGCGCAGCGGGAAGTGCAGGGTATTATCCGCCAGATTATGGCGGCCGGCGTGTTGAACGATAACCGGGGCCGGCGGATTGATTTTAAAAATACCATGATTTTTTTAACGACAGAGCCATCTGCCGAAAGCGACGGCGGCCGGATATCGCTGCCGAATGACCTGGTGCAGGCCGCAGACAGCGAGTATACACTGAACGCTTTTGACCTGCCCAAGCTGAAAGAGCTGGCTGAACTCCGGCTTCGGCAGTTGGCGGAGGGGCTGGCGGCCGGGCATATCCGGCTGGAATGGGAGGAAACATTACCCGGCTTTTTAGCGGAACGGGTCTATGCGCAGGGCATGGGTGCGGGACTGCTGAACAGGATGATAGAAAAGGAAATTATTACACTTCTTTCCATGAAGAGTTTTGCCGGCGGGCTGACCGCTTTTGCAACGGTGCGGCTGGCGAAGGACGAGCAGGGCAATATTACAGTGGAAAGTTGA
- a CDS encoding sodium:alanine symporter family protein, which yields MNQVVDLITTFTNWLWGPPLLILVVGGGILLTVRLGFFQIRYFPYIMKQTFGKIFSKAEGEGTLTPFQAATAALASSIGAANIVVVPSIIFVAGPGAVFWMWVTAVLGQATKFSEIVLGLKYREKNAEGEYVGGPAYYMKKGIKGTIGKILGFCVSFFFMIEILPSITLQTLSAASPLETLGVDKKIAVGLILALVLLVVYGGISRIGKVTEKLVPFMALAYFVVALIVILINIGQIPNVLYMIFAGAFNPQAVATGIVGATVAKAIQNGVARGVYSNEAGMGSAPYAHSTAVTDHPCRQGMWGIFEVFVDTIVVCSISALVVLSTGVWTPQTTPDSEFKAVAVTKAVSSIFGNVGSVIVSICLFLFVLSTIIVIVFYCEKQAEYLFGSFLGKIMRFAATAMVAVALFISFDNAGVFLDFTLGLVVVPNMIALILLSGEVVKLKEEFFNTPGKYYLKDIDKNAGKK from the coding sequence ATGAATCAAGTGGTAGATTTGATCACAACCTTTACAAACTGGCTGTGGGGACCGCCTTTACTGATTTTGGTAGTTGGCGGCGGTATTTTACTGACGGTCCGGTTGGGATTTTTTCAGATCAGGTATTTTCCTTACATTATGAAACAGACCTTCGGTAAGATTTTTTCCAAGGCCGAGGGAGAAGGCACACTGACACCATTCCAGGCGGCAACAGCGGCGCTGGCTTCGTCGATTGGTGCGGCCAATATCGTAGTAGTTCCGTCCATTATTTTCGTAGCGGGGCCAGGAGCGGTTTTCTGGATGTGGGTTACAGCGGTGCTGGGTCAGGCTACTAAGTTTTCGGAAATTGTACTGGGCTTAAAATACCGCGAGAAAAATGCGGAAGGCGAATATGTCGGCGGCCCGGCGTACTATATGAAAAAGGGCATCAAGGGTACAATCGGTAAGATTTTAGGCTTTTGTGTTTCTTTCTTCTTTATGATTGAAATATTGCCGTCGATTACCTTGCAGACACTTTCAGCCGCTTCGCCGCTGGAAACTTTGGGCGTCGATAAAAAGATTGCGGTTGGTTTGATTTTGGCTTTGGTGCTGCTGGTTGTTTACGGCGGTATCAGCCGGATCGGTAAGGTTACGGAAAAATTAGTGCCGTTTATGGCTTTGGCTTACTTTGTAGTAGCGCTGATTGTCATTTTGATTAATATCGGCCAGATTCCGAATGTGCTGTATATGATTTTTGCCGGTGCTTTTAACCCGCAGGCAGTGGCTACCGGTATCGTTGGTGCAACGGTTGCCAAAGCCATTCAAAACGGTGTGGCCCGCGGCGTATACTCCAATGAAGCCGGCATGGGTTCGGCTCCGTATGCTCACTCGACAGCGGTAACCGATCATCCTTGCCGCCAGGGGATGTGGGGTATTTTTGAAGTATTTGTTGATACAATTGTAGTTTGTTCTATATCGGCGCTGGTTGTTTTATCCACTGGTGTCTGGACACCGCAGACGACACCGGATTCCGAATTTAAGGCAGTGGCTGTTACCAAGGCAGTCAGCAGTATTTTCGGCAATGTCGGTTCGGTGATTGTATCGATTTGTTTATTCCTGTTTGTTCTTTCCACCATTATCGTCATTGTTTTTTACTGCGAAAAACAAGCGGAATACCTGTTTGGCAGCTTCCTCGGCAAGATCATGCGTTTTGCCGCTACGGCCATGGTAGCAGTGGCTCTGTTTATCAGCTTTGATAATGCCGGCGTATTCTTAGACTTTACTTTGGGTCTGGTGGTTGTGCCGAATATGATCGCTTTGATCTTATTGAGCGGTGAAGTGGTCAAACTGAAAGAGGAATTCTTTAACACCCCCGGTAAATATTATCTGAAAGATATTGATAAGAACGCCGGTAAAAAATAA
- a CDS encoding TIGR00159 family protein: MRNWVEIWTNLKTILSQLPSIQVKDGIEILIIAYLIYQIMQWFWGTKAWTLFKGILILLAIFAFASLMEFNTILWIFANTINVGIIAVFIVFQPELRRALEQLGRSNFFGKLLNLEEVRRTGDDLNEEQINDIVQAAEEMGKVKTGALIVLEQTESLSEYIRSGIPLDAVVSKELLINIFEHNTPLHDGAVIVRGGRIAAATCYLPLSDNLSISKELGTRHRAGLGLSEAADAMVIIVSEETGKISMAVGGNLVRSVDSQYLKNKLIGLFGKKPEEKKYFLWKGFGKNDDKKANQ; this comes from the coding sequence TTGAGAAATTGGGTAGAAATCTGGACAAACTTAAAAACGATTCTGTCTCAGCTTCCGTCCATTCAAGTCAAAGATGGAATCGAAATCTTAATCATTGCGTATTTGATTTATCAAATCATGCAATGGTTCTGGGGAACAAAGGCATGGACTTTGTTTAAGGGCATCCTGATTCTGCTTGCTATTTTTGCGTTTGCCTCGCTCATGGAATTCAACACTATTTTATGGATTTTTGCTAATACCATTAATGTTGGTATTATTGCCGTGTTTATTGTTTTTCAGCCGGAACTGCGGCGGGCGCTGGAGCAGCTGGGGCGCAGCAATTTTTTCGGTAAGCTCTTAAATTTGGAGGAAGTCCGCCGGACAGGCGATGATTTAAATGAGGAACAAATCAATGACATCGTACAGGCAGCCGAGGAAATGGGCAAGGTCAAAACCGGTGCTTTAATTGTGCTGGAACAGACCGAGTCGCTCAGCGAGTATATCCGCTCCGGTATTCCGCTGGACGCGGTGGTATCCAAAGAATTGCTGATTAATATTTTTGAGCATAATACTCCCCTGCACGACGGCGCGGTCATTGTCCGGGGCGGCCGGATTGCGGCGGCGACCTGTTATCTGCCGCTGTCAGACAATTTGTCCATCAGCAAAGAGCTGGGCACCCGGCACCGGGCGGGACTGGGCCTTAGCGAAGCGGCGGACGCAATGGTGATTATTGTGTCCGAGGAAACCGGCAAGATTTCTATGGCGGTCGGCGGCAATCTGGTCCGGTCGGTAGACTCGCAGTATTTGAAGAATAAGCTGATCGGGTTATTCGGCAAAAAGCCGGAAGAGAAGAAGTATTTTTTGTGGAAAGGATTTGGAAAAAATGACGATAAAAAGGCTAACCAATAA
- a CDS encoding AraC family transcriptional regulator has translation MTKYKRADIQPIDYSSMKLEGLFSFDREVIEAPTLPLLHQAARFLLILEGEGVININGRDCPLTKGTLLAMMPWHFSEVTKVEKPLQYYILKYNVDIVNRFVKTLHDLDDNSNFLDLLYSKHTISCDKSELEILKNIFTSIKEELGEESVFTEGKKRPLTEVFVICKIIEIITLFIRKSEQDEALPPEEAAAEAEEAAGDDKALVNVFKYIYSHLGRGLSAENVANVFFTSKSTLTKYIKKTTGLSYENLVNEMKIGKIMEMLLYTELSINEIAFILGFVDQAHLTKVFSRRIGKSPNKYRQIFGSKLLLYNENDIRLFYKILDYVCKGYSGDLSIEVVSSEFGLTNAQLNEMFIYHVEKSFADFVNFIRIGNACKMLLNSNKNITSIAFEVGYNNSKTFLRNFNKLRGMAPSEFRLSGNLQEFDL, from the coding sequence ATGACGAAATACAAAAGAGCTGATATACAGCCAATTGATTATTCCAGCATGAAGCTGGAGGGACTGTTTAGTTTTGATCGTGAAGTGATTGAAGCACCGACACTGCCGTTGCTGCATCAGGCGGCTCGCTTTCTTTTGATTTTAGAAGGCGAAGGAGTGATCAATATCAACGGCCGGGACTGCCCGCTGACGAAGGGCACTTTGCTGGCCATGATGCCTTGGCATTTTTCTGAGGTGACCAAAGTCGAAAAACCGCTGCAATACTACATTTTAAAGTATAATGTCGATATTGTGAACCGGTTTGTCAAGACGTTGCATGATTTGGATGATAACAGCAATTTTTTGGATCTGCTTTATTCCAAGCATACCATTTCCTGTGATAAATCAGAATTGGAAATATTGAAAAATATTTTTACTTCGATTAAAGAGGAATTAGGTGAGGAATCCGTTTTCACCGAAGGGAAAAAGCGGCCGCTGACAGAAGTTTTTGTCATTTGTAAGATTATTGAGATTATTACTTTGTTTATCCGTAAGTCGGAACAGGATGAAGCGCTCCCGCCCGAGGAAGCTGCCGCCGAGGCGGAAGAAGCGGCCGGTGACGATAAGGCGCTGGTTAATGTCTTTAAATATATTTATTCCCATTTGGGCAGGGGATTAAGCGCTGAAAATGTGGCCAATGTCTTTTTTACCAGCAAATCAACGCTGACCAAATACATTAAAAAGACCACCGGCTTATCCTATGAAAATCTGGTCAATGAGATGAAGATTGGCAAGATTATGGAAATGCTGCTTTATACGGAACTGAGTATTAACGAGATTGCCTTTATTTTGGGCTTTGTCGATCAAGCGCATTTGACCAAGGTATTCAGCCGCCGGATAGGCAAATCGCCCAATAAATACCGGCAGATTTTTGGCAGCAAACTGCTTTTATATAATGAAAATGATATCCGGCTGTTTTATAAGATTTTGGATTATGTCTGTAAAGGGTACAGCGGAGATCTTTCGATTGAGGTAGTCAGCAGCGAGTTTGGTCTGACCAATGCCCAATTAAATGAGATGTTTATTTACCATGTGGAAAAGAGTTTTGCTGATTTTGTCAATTTTATCCGAATCGGCAATGCCTGCAAAATGCTTTTGAATTCGAATAAAAATATTACCAGCATTGCTTTTGAGGTTGGTTACAACAATTCCAAGACCTTTTTGCGCAACTTTAATAAGCTGCGGGGCATGGCTCCGTCCGAGTTCCGGTTAAGCGGAAACTTACAGGAGTTTGATTTATAA